Proteins encoded within one genomic window of uncultured Draconibacterium sp.:
- a CDS encoding serine hydrolase domain-containing protein, translating to MKRKHTKLIIRIMLFTGTAISMFFVPWLLLKIMLTPLPDTVQGQLDKSIKYGLDGIIVYVDEAGKEPAFYAAGYKNRENKIPADPHSLFKIASISKLYDAVAITKLVGDGRLSLDKTLADYFPELVGRIENADKITLRMMVQHRSGIPNVTDTPNFWVTPPESNEEALERVLDLPADFEPDKKYRYSNTNYLLISMLIEKVTGEDVFQTIKKEILDPLGLKNTYGGITEENIDDVMSGYYVGIEEDIKAGDYGTKLTSMVASAEDVGIFLRALNDGSVFNDGEQEIYSSIYVYEHTGLMPGYMSIAKYHKDIDTVVVQFVNTTDFQGLHWSTMEIVYRRVVKIVKKHHNAR from the coding sequence ATGAAAAGGAAACACACAAAACTAATAATCAGAATAATGCTATTTACCGGAACCGCCATCTCAATGTTTTTTGTGCCATGGTTATTACTCAAAATCATGCTCACTCCACTACCTGATACCGTTCAGGGACAACTCGACAAGAGCATAAAATACGGATTGGATGGAATAATCGTATACGTTGACGAAGCCGGAAAGGAACCCGCATTTTATGCAGCCGGATACAAAAACCGGGAGAACAAAATACCGGCCGATCCGCATTCATTATTCAAAATTGCCAGCATCAGTAAGTTGTACGATGCAGTTGCCATTACGAAACTGGTTGGCGACGGACGTTTGTCGCTGGACAAAACACTGGCCGATTACTTCCCTGAGTTGGTAGGAAGAATTGAAAATGCCGACAAAATTACCCTGAGAATGATGGTGCAACACCGAAGCGGAATTCCGAATGTAACCGACACGCCAAACTTTTGGGTAACACCACCAGAAAGCAACGAGGAAGCGCTTGAGCGTGTACTTGATTTACCGGCCGATTTTGAACCCGACAAAAAGTACCGATATTCGAATACCAACTATTTGTTGATTTCGATGCTGATTGAAAAAGTAACAGGAGAAGATGTTTTTCAGACCATTAAAAAGGAAATTCTGGATCCGCTGGGGCTGAAAAACACTTATGGTGGGATAACCGAGGAAAACATCGACGATGTGATGAGTGGATATTACGTTGGAATAGAAGAGGATATTAAAGCCGGTGATTACGGAACAAAGCTTACCTCGATGGTTGCAAGTGCTGAAGATGTTGGCATTTTTCTTCGTGCGTTAAACGATGGTTCGGTTTTTAATGATGGCGAACAGGAAATCTATTCCTCAATTTACGTTTACGAACACACGGGATTGATGCCGGGTTATATGAGCATTGCCAAATACCACAAAGACATCGACACAGTGGTTGTTCAATTTGTAAATACCACCGATTTTCAAGGATTACACTGGAGTACAATGGAAATTGTGTACAGGCGGGTTGTGAAAATAGTAAAGAAACATCATAATGCCCGCTGA
- a CDS encoding ROK family protein, which yields MEVLGIDFGGSGIKGAIVDTKTGELVTERHRIETPQPATPDAVAEVMAQLTDHFNWKGKVGVGVPAVVKNGVMLTAANIDKSWIGQKVNKQLSEKTGCEVECVNDADAAGIAEIHFGAGAKEKGMVFLLTVGTGIGTVIFIDKHLVPNLELGHLEFKGKTIERYSADSVRKRKDLSWEEWGTRFNNALDYYDKMFNPNLFIIGGGVSKKMDKFEDCIKLETPVVPAEMQNNAGIIGAALNMVYK from the coding sequence ATGGAAGTACTTGGAATTGATTTTGGCGGATCGGGAATTAAAGGAGCAATTGTGGATACCAAAACCGGAGAACTGGTTACGGAACGACACCGTATTGAAACACCGCAACCTGCAACTCCTGATGCTGTGGCTGAAGTGATGGCTCAACTTACCGATCATTTTAACTGGAAAGGAAAAGTAGGTGTGGGAGTTCCTGCCGTAGTAAAAAACGGCGTGATGCTGACCGCAGCAAACATCGATAAAAGTTGGATCGGGCAGAAAGTCAACAAGCAACTATCAGAAAAAACCGGTTGCGAAGTGGAGTGTGTAAACGACGCAGACGCCGCCGGAATTGCCGAAATTCATTTTGGTGCCGGAGCCAAAGAAAAAGGCATGGTATTTCTACTTACTGTGGGCACCGGAATTGGCACCGTTATTTTTATCGACAAGCACCTGGTTCCGAACCTTGAATTGGGACATCTTGAATTCAAAGGCAAAACCATTGAACGCTACTCGGCTGATTCGGTGCGTAAAAGAAAAGACCTCTCGTGGGAAGAGTGGGGCACTCGCTTTAACAATGCTCTGGATTATTACGATAAGATGTTTAATCCGAACCTGTTTATCATCGGTGGCGGCGTAAGCAAAAAGATGGACAAGTTTGAGGATTGTATCAAACTCGAAACACCGGTTGTTCCTGCTGAAATGCAAAACAATGCCGGTATTATTGGTGCTGCTTTAAATATGGTGTATAAATAG
- a CDS encoding ACT domain-containing protein codes for MIIKQVSVFLENKSGRLNEVTKILADAEINLSAFTIADTSDFGILRMIVSDPDKACTVLKENEFSVKTTDVVLAKTPNQPGSLSKLLDVLQIEEVFIEYMYAFSMNDEGAVTVIRPTRVERCVEMLQKHKTELLGADELYQL; via the coding sequence ATGATCATTAAACAAGTATCTGTTTTTTTAGAGAACAAGTCAGGACGATTAAACGAAGTGACAAAAATACTGGCCGATGCAGAAATAAACCTGTCGGCGTTTACCATTGCCGATACCTCTGATTTTGGGATTCTACGCATGATCGTTTCCGATCCGGATAAGGCATGCACGGTGTTGAAAGAAAATGAGTTTTCGGTAAAAACCACCGATGTTGTTTTGGCTAAAACACCGAATCAGCCGGGTAGTTTGAGCAAGCTGTTGGATGTTTTGCAAATAGAAGAAGTGTTTATCGAATACATGTACGCTTTTTCGATGAACGACGAAGGAGCAGTAACCGTAATTCGTCCAACGCGTGTTGAGCGTTGCGTTGAAATGCTGCAAAAACATAAAACCGAGTTGTTGGGAGCTGATGAATTGTATCAGTTGTAG
- a CDS encoding phenylacetate--CoA ligase — MIWNEKIECASRDEMAAVQSERLKQTVQRIYHNIPSYRAKMQEIGMLPGDVRSVEDLKNLPFTNKTDLRDNYPFGMFTVPMSEIVRVHASSGTTGKPTVVGYTRNDLSMWAEVVTRSLCMSGVTRNDIVQVAYGYGLFTGGLGLHYGTENLGATVIPISGGNTKKQIQLMQDFGSSVIACTPSYALFLAEVMQEMGIDPEELKLRVGIFGAEPWSESMRKEIEAKLKLKAIDIYGLSEVIGPGVSCECEHQVGMHVNEDHFIPEILDTETLQPVAPGEVGELVFSTITKEGIPILRYRTRDLTRLIYDKCECGRTLVRMEKCKGRSDDMLIIRGVNVFPSQIESVLLEMSETEPHYLLIVEREGTLDVLKLMVEVQEQFFSDEVRELEKLKKKITHNIQSTLGISVDVKLVEPKTIERTAGKAKRVIDNRKI; from the coding sequence ATGATTTGGAATGAAAAGATAGAATGCGCCTCTCGCGACGAGATGGCGGCTGTTCAAAGCGAGCGACTGAAACAAACCGTTCAGCGTATTTACCACAATATACCGAGCTACCGCGCAAAAATGCAGGAAATTGGCATGCTACCCGGTGATGTACGTTCGGTAGAAGATTTAAAAAATCTGCCGTTTACTAATAAAACCGACCTGCGCGATAATTATCCGTTTGGCATGTTTACCGTGCCCATGAGCGAAATAGTGCGGGTACACGCCAGCTCGGGAACTACCGGAAAACCAACCGTTGTTGGTTACACCCGAAACGACCTGAGCATGTGGGCCGAAGTGGTAACCCGCTCGTTGTGTATGTCGGGCGTAACACGTAACGACATTGTGCAGGTGGCTTATGGTTACGGACTGTTTACCGGTGGTTTGGGATTGCACTACGGAACAGAAAACCTTGGTGCCACTGTAATTCCTATTTCGGGTGGAAATACCAAAAAGCAAATTCAGCTGATGCAGGATTTTGGCTCGTCGGTAATTGCCTGTACGCCATCGTACGCTTTGTTTTTAGCCGAAGTGATGCAGGAAATGGGCATCGATCCGGAAGAGCTGAAACTACGTGTTGGTATCTTTGGTGCCGAGCCATGGAGCGAAAGCATGCGAAAAGAAATTGAAGCCAAACTGAAGTTGAAAGCCATCGATATTTATGGTTTGAGTGAAGTGATTGGCCCCGGAGTTTCGTGTGAGTGCGAACACCAGGTGGGCATGCACGTTAACGAAGACCATTTTATTCCTGAAATTCTTGATACGGAAACGCTGCAACCTGTTGCGCCGGGCGAAGTGGGAGAGTTGGTATTTTCAACTATCACAAAAGAGGGTATTCCAATTTTGCGCTACCGTACACGCGATCTTACCCGTTTGATCTACGATAAATGCGAGTGTGGACGAACACTGGTGCGTATGGAAAAATGTAAAGGCCGCTCGGATGATATGCTAATCATTCGCGGGGTGAATGTATTCCCGTCGCAAATTGAAAGTGTATTACTGGAAATGAGCGAAACTGAACCGCACTACCTGCTAATTGTGGAGCGTGAAGGAACACTCGATGTTCTGAAACTGATGGTAGAAGTGCAGGAGCAATTTTTCTCGGATGAAGTACGGGAACTGGAGAAACTGAAAAAGAAGATCACGCACAATATTCAAAGTACGCTGGGTATTTCAGTGGATGTAAAACTGGTGGAACCAAAAACCATTGAGCGTACTGCAGGAAAAGCAAAACGTGTAATCGATAACCGTAAAATCTAA
- a CDS encoding indolepyruvate oxidoreductase subunit beta — translation MKTDIILAGVGGQGILSIASIIGDAAINENLFLKQAETHGMSQRGGAVQSHLRISDSEIAADLIPMGKADLILSVEPMEALRYLPFLSPEGYVVTNTTPFINIPNYPDVDVVLAEIEKQPRFVAINADKIAAEIGNKRAMNVVMLGAATPFLNIEPKKIEAGIAHIFSRKGEAVVEMNLKAFKAGLEFAMANK, via the coding sequence ATGAAGACAGATATAATATTAGCCGGAGTTGGCGGACAGGGAATTCTTTCAATCGCATCGATAATTGGCGATGCAGCCATTAACGAGAATTTGTTTTTAAAGCAGGCCGAAACACATGGAATGAGCCAGCGAGGTGGAGCAGTGCAGTCGCACCTGCGTATTTCCGACAGCGAAATTGCTGCCGATCTTATCCCGATGGGGAAAGCCGATCTCATTTTGTCGGTGGAGCCGATGGAAGCGTTGCGCTACCTGCCGTTTCTTTCGCCCGAAGGTTATGTGGTAACCAACACCACACCATTTATTAACATACCGAATTACCCGGATGTAGATGTTGTTTTGGCAGAAATTGAAAAACAACCACGTTTTGTGGCCATCAACGCTGATAAAATTGCAGCAGAAATTGGTAATAAGCGCGCTATGAATGTGGTGATGCTCGGTGCAGCCACTCCTTTCCTGAATATTGAACCGAAAAAAATAGAAGCCGGAATTGCACATATTTTCAGTAGAAAAGGAGAAGCAGTGGTAGAAATGAACCTAAAAGCTTTTAAAGCCGGTTTGGAATTTGCTATGGCAAACAAATAA
- a CDS encoding thiamine pyrophosphate-dependent enzyme yields MQKNLFLGVEAIGQGAIDGGISGVYAYPGTPSTEITEFIQENELAHQKGVRSKWSANEKTAYEAALGMSYAGKRSMVCMKHVGLNVAADAFINSAITGINGGLIITVADDPSMHSSQNEQDSRFYGKFAMIPILEPSNQQEAYDMVREGFGLSEKLEVPVMVRITTRLAHSRAGVVRSEGLPQNAMVLPTDPSQFVLLPAIARRRYKGLLEKQEEFEKTAKKSKYNEYIKGEDKSFGIIACGIAYNYLKENYPKNDCPYTVLKLSQYPVPQKFLDKMAKHCEEVLILEEGYPVVEEHIKAAFKKDIQVSGRLSGALPRDGELNADLVAKALGKETRLGADVPDLVVNRPPALCQGCGHQDMYKALNQALDKYTKGRVFSDIGCYTLGALPPYKSIYSCVDMGASVTMAKGASDAGLIPAVAVIGDSTFTHSGITGLLDAVNDEANIVVVISDNESVSMTGGQDSSALGKIESICTGVGVDPNHIRVLTPLKKYHDMMVQTFEEEIAYDGVSVIVFRRECIQAAAKRLRKAKKMKDNPNK; encoded by the coding sequence ATGCAAAAAAATCTATTCTTAGGAGTTGAAGCCATTGGGCAAGGTGCTATTGATGGTGGAATATCGGGAGTATATGCTTATCCCGGAACTCCTTCAACAGAAATAACCGAGTTTATTCAGGAAAATGAACTGGCACATCAAAAAGGTGTTCGCAGCAAATGGTCGGCCAACGAAAAAACAGCATACGAAGCTGCTTTGGGAATGTCGTACGCCGGAAAACGTAGCATGGTTTGTATGAAACATGTGGGCTTGAACGTGGCTGCCGATGCATTTATTAACTCAGCAATTACAGGGATAAATGGTGGTTTGATCATTACCGTTGCCGACGATCCGTCGATGCACTCGTCGCAAAACGAGCAGGACTCGCGTTTTTATGGCAAGTTTGCCATGATTCCGATTTTGGAGCCAAGCAACCAGCAGGAAGCTTACGACATGGTTCGCGAAGGTTTTGGACTGTCAGAAAAACTGGAAGTTCCGGTAATGGTGCGTATTACAACCCGTTTGGCGCATTCGCGTGCCGGTGTTGTTCGCAGCGAAGGACTTCCCCAAAACGCAATGGTTCTGCCAACTGATCCAAGTCAGTTTGTTTTATTACCTGCCATTGCCCGAAGAAGATACAAGGGCCTGCTTGAAAAACAGGAAGAGTTTGAGAAGACCGCTAAAAAATCGAAATACAACGAATACATTAAAGGGGAAGACAAAAGTTTTGGAATTATTGCCTGCGGTATCGCTTATAACTATTTAAAAGAGAATTATCCGAAAAACGACTGTCCGTATACGGTGCTAAAACTTTCACAATACCCGGTTCCGCAAAAGTTTTTGGATAAAATGGCCAAACATTGCGAAGAGGTGTTGATACTGGAAGAAGGTTATCCGGTGGTGGAAGAGCACATTAAAGCAGCGTTTAAAAAGGATATTCAGGTTTCGGGCCGTTTAAGTGGTGCTTTGCCGCGCGACGGTGAATTGAATGCCGACCTGGTAGCAAAAGCACTGGGAAAAGAAACGCGGCTTGGTGCCGATGTGCCGGACCTGGTAGTGAACCGTCCGCCGGCATTGTGCCAGGGATGTGGCCACCAGGACATGTACAAAGCATTAAACCAGGCGCTGGATAAATACACCAAAGGTCGCGTATTCTCCGATATTGGTTGTTATACGCTGGGTGCCTTGCCGCCATACAAAAGTATTTACTCGTGTGTTGACATGGGAGCTTCGGTAACCATGGCAAAAGGTGCGTCCGATGCAGGTTTGATTCCGGCTGTGGCTGTTATCGGCGATTCAACATTTACGCACTCGGGAATTACAGGATTGTTGGATGCCGTTAACGATGAGGCGAATATTGTGGTTGTTATTTCCGATAACGAATCGGTATCGATGACCGGAGGACAGGACTCTTCTGCACTCGGAAAGATCGAAAGCATTTGTACCGGTGTTGGTGTTGATCCAAATCATATTCGTGTGTTGACACCGCTGAAAAAATACCACGACATGATGGTACAGACTTTCGAAGAGGAAATTGCTTACGATGGTGTTTCGGTAATTGTTTTCCGTCGCGAGTGTATTCAGGCCGCAGCAAAACGACTGCGCAAGGCAAAGAAAATGAAAGATAACCCCAATAAATAA